The Apium graveolens cultivar Ventura chromosome 6, ASM990537v1, whole genome shotgun sequence genome contains a region encoding:
- the LOC141667339 gene encoding uncharacterized protein LOC141667339, producing the protein MSQPFEDYPAVYPTPNTLPSPAATHHSNGSFGTVFVVLAVIVLISAIACCLGRLCSKRRDNAKEKQSKAKVKDAKKNNGSHGDLEFGFDKRLSSSKVSAHEDFRGPGPKAFSKGGARGAGDIEFGFDKKNPSAKGAKYEEFRGPKAVHNGPPKKEVKFAKNSQLK; encoded by the coding sequence ATGTCGCAGCCATTTGAAGATTACCCTGCAGTTTATCCAACTCCTAACACACTACCGTCTCCTGCAGCTACGCACCATTCGAATGGATCATTCGGGACGGTTTTCGTGGTGCTCGCGGTCATAGTCCTTATATCTGCCATTGCTTGTTGTTTGGGAAGGTTATGCAGCAAGCGTCGCGATAATGCAAAGGAAAAGCAAAGCAAAGCTAAGGTGAAAGATGCTAAGAAAAACAATGGTTCTCATGGAGACTTGGAATTCGGATTTGACAAGAGACTTTCGAGTTCGAAAGTGTCTGCTCATGAGGATTTCAGAGGGCCGGGGCCTAAAGCATTTTCGAAGGGTGGAGCTAGAGGTGCAGGAGACATTGAGTTTGGATTTGACAAAAAAAATCCTAGTGCTAAAGGAGCAAAATATGAAGAATTTAGAGGTCCTAAGGCGGTTCACAATGGACCGCCTAAGAAGGAAGTGAAATTTGCTAAAAATAGCCAACTAAAATAA